GCGATAAGGAAACTAGTCTCCACTGGTCAGAAGCGCCCTGAACCCGAACGGCGCCCGCGACCGTATCTCGGAGCCCGCGGCACCCCGTGCCGCCCCGGCGCCCCGGCGGCCGCCAGGCACCGCCGCTGAATGGAGTGACAGCTCATGTCCGCACCAGCGCCGTCCCCGCTGGCCATCGTCGAAGTCGACCCCGCCCACACCCCCGAACGGCAGGACGAGGTCCTCACCGACGCCGCGCTCGCCTTCGTCGCCGAGCTGCACCGCCGGTTCACCCCGCGCCGCGACGAACTGCTCGCGCGCCGTGCCGAGCGCCGCGCCGAGATCGCGCGGACCAGCACGCTGGACTTCCTCCCGGAGACCGCGGCCGTCCGCGCCGACGACAGCTGGAAGGTCGCCGAGGCCCCCGAGGCGCTCAACGACCGCCGGGTGGAGATCACCGGTCCCACCGACCGCAAGATGACGATCAACGCCCTCAACTCGGGCGCCAGGGTCTGGCTCGCCGACTTCGAGGACGCCTCCGCCCCCACCTGGGAGAACGTCGTCACCGGACAGCTCAACCTGATCGACGCCTACGAGCGCCGGATCGACTTCACCGACCCGGCCTCCGGCAAGTCGTACGCCCTCAAGCCCGCCGAGGAACTGGCGACCGTCGTGATGCGGCCGCGCGGCTGGCACCTGGAGGAGCGCCACCTGCAGTTCGAGGGCCGCCCGGTCCCCGGCGCGCTGGTCGACTTCGGCCTCTACTTCTTCCACAACGCCAAGCGGCTGCTCTCCCTCGGCAAGGGCCCGTACTTCTACCTCCCGAAGACCGAGTCGCACCTGGAGGCCCGCCTCTGGAACGACATCTTCGTCTTCGCCCAGGACTACGTGGGCATCCCCCAGGGCACCGTCCGCGCCACGGTCCTCATCGAGACCATCACGGCCGCGTACGAGATGGAGGAGATCCTCTACGAGCTCCGCGACCACGCCTCCGGCCTCAACGCCGGCCGCTGGGACTACCTCTTCTCCATCGTCAAGAACTTCCGCGACGGCGGCGCCAAGTTCGTCCTGCCGGACCGCAACGCGGTCACCATGACGGCCCCGTTCATGCGCGCCTACACCGAACTCCTCGTGCGCACCTGCCACAAGCGCGGCGCGCACGCCATCGGCGGGATGGCGGCCTTCATCCCCAACCGCCGCGACCCGGAGGCCAACGAGAAGGCCCTGGCCAAGGTCAAGAACGACAAGGACCGCGAGGCCGGCGACGGCTTCGACGGCTCCTGGGTCGCCCACCCCGACCTGGTCCCGGTCGCCCGTGCCTCCTTCGACGCGGTCCTCGGCGACAAGCCGAACCAGAAGGACCGGCTGCGCGAGGACGTCTCCGTCTCCGCCGCCGACCTCATCGCCATCGACTCCCTCGACGCCAAGCCCACCTACCAGGGCCTGATCGACGCCGTCCAGGTCGGCACCCGCTACATCGAAGCCTGGCTCCGCGGCCTCGGCGCGGTCGCCATCTTCGGCCTCATGGAGGACGCGGCCACCGCGGAGATCTCCCGCTCCCAGATCTGGCAGTGGGTCGACGCCGGCGTCGTCTTCGAGAACGGCGAAAAGGCCACGGCAGACCTGGTCCGCACGATCGCCGCCGACGAACTGGCCGCCCTCCGCACCGAACTCGGCGAGGAAGCCTTCACCTCCGGCAAGTGGCAGCAGGCCCACGACCTCCTCCTGAAGGTCTCCCTGGACCCCGACTACGCGGAATTCCTGACCCTCCCGGCTTACGAACTGCTGGGCTGAGCACGGTCGCACCGCACGCAGGGCCGGTACCTCCTCCCCTTCGGGGTGGCGGTACCGGCCCTGCGCCGTACGGCGGCAGCCGGCCCGTTACGGGGTGGGTGCGGGGTGGTGGGTGGCGGCGTATTCGGTGAGGAAGGCGGCCTCGGCGAGGAGGTGGCCGCGGAGTTCGGAGCGCAGCACGCGTTCGTCGGGGCCGTGCAGGTTGCAGAGGTTGTCCTCGGCCCCGAAGAGCAGGATCTCGGCGTTCGGGGCGGCCTCGGCGAGGCCGTTGACGAGGGGGATGGAACCGCCGCTGGCGCAGTGGACGGGGTCGGTGCCCCAGGCGCGACGCAGTGCGGTGCGGGCGGCGCGGTAGGCCGGGCCGTCGGTGGCGGCCTGGTAGCCGGGGCCGGCGTCGCCCGGGATGACGGTGAGCGGGATGCCGAACGGGCGCAGGCGCTGGAGGTGGCGGACGAGGGCGGCCTGGGCCTCCTGGGGGGCCTGCCGGGGGTGCACGCGGAGGTTGAGCTTGGCGCGGGCGTACGGGACGACGGCGGACGCGGCGCGGTCGACGGACGGCGCGTCCAGGCCGACGACGGTGAGGGCGGGGCCGCTCCAGAGGCGTTCGCCGAGGCCGCCGGAGCCGGGGAGCGGGGTGCCGGGGATGACGCCGGCGAGTTCGCGGAACTCCTCCTCGGTGAGGGCGGTGCCGTGCCAGGGCTCCCGGCGCAGCCCTTCGACGGCGACGTCGCCGTGGACGTCGTGGAGGGTGCCGAGCGCCTTGAGGAGGGTGAGCAGGGCCGTCGGGGGCGGCGCCGCCGTACTCGCCGCTGTGGACCGCGGAGTTGAGGGTGCGGACCTCGACGTGGACGACGGCGGAGCCGCGCAGCGCGGTGGTGAGGGTGGGGATGCCGGGCCGGATGTTGCCGGTGTCCGCGATGATCATCGCGTCGCAGGCGAAGAGGTCGGGTTCGCGGGGCGGATACGTCTCGAAGGCGCTGCCGTACTCCTCCTGGCCCTCGAAGACGATCTTGATGCCGACGGGCGGACGCCCTTTGTAGGCCCGCAGCACGCCGATGTGGGCCATGAGGTTGGCCTTGTCGTCGGCGATGCCGCGGGCGCGGATCGCGGGGCCGCCGTCCGGTTCCCTGAAGTCGGTGGGTTCGAAGGGCTCGGAGGTCCACAGCCGCTCGTCGCCGGGCGGCTGGACGTCGTAGTGGCCGTAGAGCAGGACGGTGGGAGCGCCGGGGGTGGGTGGCGGGATGCTCCCGGTGATGACGGGGGCGGTGGCGGGGAGGTTGAGCTCTCCGACGGTGGCCACGCCGGCGTCCCTGAGCAGGGCGACGAGCAGGTCGCGGGCCTGGAGGACCGGTTCGGGCGAGAAGCCGGGGAAGGCGATGGAGGGGATGGCCGCGAGCCGCTTGAGGTCCGCGCACACCCCGTCCATCAGGGCGTCCACGGTGGACTCCAGGGTGGCGGCGGGCGCGCCGACGCCCGGGACGTGCGGGTCGTTGGCTTCCTGGTTCACCGCGGAACCCCTCTCCTCGGCGCCGCCGGTGCGCGCACCTCGACATCGTCGTCCGACCTGACGTTGAGTCAGGCGTGGGGCAGCATATCGGGATGGAAGGGATGTATGGGGTGGTCGCGCCGGGGGACGGGGTGTGGGGGCGGCCCGCGGGGCGGCGCGTCGAGGGCGTGCGGTGCCGGTGAATTGCCTGGTCACGGCGGGGCGGGACTACGTTTATAGTGAACGCGCACTATGGACGTAGTAGGTCCGGCAGGACGAGAGGGGCGTACGGGGTGGCACGTCGGCGGGAGCAGGTTCTGGACGCGGCGCTGGAGGTCCTCGGAAGCGAGGGGGCGCGGCGGCTCACCTATCAGGCCGTGGACACCGCGGCCGGAGTCCCGTCCGGTACGACCTCCAACTACTTCCGCAACCGGGCGGCGCTGGTCGACGGCCTCGTCGACCACCTGCTGACCCTGGAGCACCACGACTGGGAGCGCGTCACCGCGGGGGCCGCGCCGACCGACGTCGGCGAACTCGCCGATGAGGTCACCCGCTTCCTCCGGTACGCGACCGGCCCCGCGCGGGCCAGGACCGCCGCCCGCTTCACCCTCCGCCTGGAGTCCACGGCCCGGCCCGAACTGCGCGCGGCGCTCGCCCGCGGCCGGGAGGCCGCCACCGACCGGGGCACCGAGTGGCTGCGACACCTCGGTTCGGCCACGCCGCGCCGGCACTGCGAGATCCTCCTCGACCACCTGGACGGGGCCGCGTTCCGCCAACTCACCTTCCCGGCGGATGACTTCGACCCGCGGCCGGGGATCCACGGGCTGCTCAACGGGCTGCTGGGCTGAGCAACTGCCGCCCTGTCGGGTGGTGTTGAGCGCGGGGGGCGGGGCCGTCGCGTCGCCCGCCCGGCGGTTGTGACGTCCCGCGCCGGCTCGTTCCGACGGCTATGCGCCACCCCTCAAGTCTGGTAGGAAAGCTTCCTAACGATTGGGGAACCCCCCACGGCTCGCTCCGAACTGGAGGACTGACTCCATGCGCACCCGATCGATAGGCAGCACCCTGCCCAGGACAGCCACCCGCGTCGCCCTCGGCCTCGCCCTGCTCGCCGTACCCGCGACCGCCGTCGCCACCACTGCCGGACCGGCCGGCCACCCGGCCCCGGCCACCGCGCACGCCGCTCCGCACGCCGTACGGGCCGCGACCGGCCTCGACGACCCGGCGAAGAAGGAGATCGCGATGCAGCTGGTCTCCAGCGCCGAGAACTCCTCGCTGAACTGGAAGGCCCAGTACAAGTACATCGAGGACATCGGTGACGGCCGCGGCTACACGGGCGGGATCATCGGCTTCTGCTCCGGCACCCACGACATGCTCGAACTCGTCGAGCTCTACACGCAGCGCAAGCCCGGCAACGTCCTGGCCAAGTACCTCCCGGCGCTGCGCAAGGTCGACGGCAGCGACTCGCACGAGGGCCTGGACCCCAACTACACCAAGGACTGGAAGAAGGCCGCCCAGGACCCCGCGTTCCAGCAGGCCCAGAACGACGAGCGGGACCGGGTGTACTTCAACCCCGCGGTCAAGCAGGGCAAGGCCGACGGCATCGGTGTGCTGGGCCAGTTCGCGTACTACGACGCGATCGTGATGCACGGTGACGGCAACGATCCGACCAGCTTCTCCGGCATCCGCAAGCGGGCGCTGGCCAAGGCCAAGCCGCCGGCCCAGGGCGGCGACGAGAAGACCTGGCTCAACGCCTTCCTCGACGCCCGGGTCTGGGCGATGAAGCAGGAGGAGGCGCACAGCGACACCAGCCGGGTCGACACCGCACAGCGGGTGTTCCTCCAGAAGGGCAACCTCGATCTGCACACCCCGCTGGACTGGAAGGTGTACGGGGACAGCTACCACATCGGCTGATCCGCCCGTCGCGGCCCGCCGCGCAGCGCAACGGCCCGTAGGAGGAGCGTGGTTGACGCTCTCCTACGGGCCGGCGCGCTGTCCGGGGTCAGTGCGCGGGGGCCGACGCGGTCTCGTCGGTGTCGTCCACCGCGCCGCGGTCGGGCTGGAGCGGAATCTGCGGGTCGCCGCCGGGCGCGAGGGCCTCCGCCCCCTCCTGCGTCCTGCTGCCGAAGTGGTTGAAGGCGAGGTTGAGGACGATGGCGACCAGACAGCCGGTGCTGATGCCGGAGTCCAGGACGACCAACAGGTCCTTGGGGAGGTTGTGGTAGAAGTCCGGCGCGGCGATCGGGATCAGTCCGATGCCGACGGCGGCCGCGACGATCAGCGCGTTGTCGCCCTTCTCCATCGCGGCGGAGGCCAGCGTCTGGATGCCGCTGGCGGCCACCGACCCGAAGAGCACGATGCCCGCGCCGCCCAGGACCGGCAGCGGGACCAGCGAGATGACCGAGGCGGCCACCGGACACAGCCCCAGCACGACCAGGATCACACCGCTGGTCGCCACGACGAAGCGGCTGCGCACCTTGGTCATCGCGACCAGGCCGATGTTCTGCGCGAAGGCGCTGTTGGCGAAGCCGTTGAAGAGCGGGCTGACGGCGGTGCCGAGGGTGTCGGCGCGCAGTCCGCCCTCGATGGTGCGCTCGTCGGCCGGGCGGCCGACGATCTTCCCGAGGGCGAGCATGTCGGCCGTCGACTCGGTCATGCAGACCAGCATCACGATGCACATCGAGACGATCGCGGCGACGTCGAACTGCGGGGCGCCGAAGTGGAAGGGCGTCGGGAAGCCGAGGATGTCGGCCTTGGTGAGGGCGGAGAAGTCGGTGATGCCGACGGGTATCGCGATCAGGGTGCCGGCTACCAGGCCGAGCAGGATCGCGATCTGCTGGAGGAAGCCGCGCAGCACCCGGCGCAGCACCAGCACGATCAGGAAGGTCAGGGCCGCCATGCCGATGTTGGTCAGGGAACCGTAGGCGGGGTCCCGGGAGTTGCCTCCTTGGGACCAGTTGAACGCGACGGGGAGCAGCGAGACACCGATCAGGGTGATGACGGTGCCGGTGACCACCGGCGGGAAGAAGCGTACGAGCTTGGAGAAGTAGGGGGCGAGCAGGAAACCGAGCACACCGGCGACGATCACCGCGCCGAAGATGATCGGCAGGGCGTTGTGGGGGCTCTGCGCCTTGCCGATGGCGACCATGGGGGTGACACCGGCGAACGAGACGCCGTTGACGAACGGGAGCTTGGCGCCGACCTTCCAGAAGCCGAGGGTCTGGAGGAGGGTGGCGATACCGGCGGTGAAGAGGCTGGCGCCCATCAGGAAGGCGGTCTCGGTGGCGCTCAGCCCGCAGGCCGGCCCCACGATCATCGGTGGGGCCACCACGCCCGCGTACATCGCGGCCACGTGCTGGAGGCCGCTGGTGAACATCTTGAAGGGCGGGAGGGTCTCGTCGACCGGGTGCTTCCGGTCCGCCTCCGACTTCTGCCCGGTAATTGCGGCCACTGCGGGCCTCCTGTCGATTTCTGCAGCGCCGGGGCCGGCGGTGCGAGGCTGTCACGGAGGGGTGCCATGTGGTGCGTGGTGCGAGAAGTCGCCTGGTGAGCGTGTGGTGCGGGCGGCGCTTGTGGCGCGTCAACGGCGGTGCGGAGGTCGACCGGCCCGGGGCGCGAGGGATCCCGCGCCCCGGGGTCCGGCTTCTTGTGGATCCCGCTCGGATCCACAAGATCGGCCGGGAGCCGTCCCTCCCGGCCGAGTCTGGGGTGGCGTCGGTCGTGGACCGCGCCGAAGGGGTCAGCCCTCGGCGGCGATACGGGCCAGACGCTGTGCCTCGGCCCGCGCGGTGCGGGCGATGGCGTCCTCGTCGACGTTCGTGAGGTGGTTGTCCTCGACGACCGGCTTGCCGCCCACGAGGGAGAGGGTGATCGGTGCGGCCGCGCCGAAGACCAGCGCGGTGACCGGGTCGGCGATGGAGGAGTGGCCGAGGCCGTCCAGCTTCCACAGCACCAGGTCGGCGAGCTTGCCGGCCTCCAGCGAGCCGATCTCGGCGGTCCGGCCGAGGACCTGCGCGCCGCCGTAGGTGCCGAGCCGCAGCGCCTTGCGGGCGTTGAGGGCGGCCTCCTTGTGGGGACCGAGGCGGTTGATCAGCAGGGCGTTGCGCAGCTCGGTGTGGAGTTCGCCGGACTCGTTCGAGGCGGTGCCGTCGACGCCGAGGCCGACCGGGACGCCGGCCGCGAGCATGTCGGGGACGCGGGCGATGCCGGCCGCCAGCCGCGCGTTCGAGGAGGGGCAGTGCGCCACGCCGGTGCCCGTGCGGGCGAAGGCGGCGATGTCGGAGTCGTTCATGTGGACGCAGTGCGCCATCCACACGTCGTCACCGAGCCAGCCGGTCGACTCGAAGTAGTCGGTCGGGCCCATGCCGAACAGCTCGTGGCAGAACTTCTCCTCCTCCACGGTCTCCGAGCCGTGGGTGTGCATCCGTACGCCCTTGCGGCGGGCCAGTACGGCGCCTTCCCGCAGGAGCTCGGTGGAGACGGAGAACGGCGAGCAGGGCGCCACGGAGATGTGCACCATCGAGCCGAAGGAGGCGTCGTGGTGCTTGTCGACGGCTTCCTCGGTGGCCAGCAGGGCGCCCTCGGTGGTCTCCACGGCGAAGTCCGGGGGCAGCCCGCCGTCCTTCTCGCTGCGGTCCATCGAGCCGCGGGCCAGGGTGATCCGGGCACCGATCTCGGCGGCCGCGGCCAGCTCGGCGGCGACCAGGTCGCCGGAGCCCTGCGGGAAGACGTAGTGGTGGTCGGAGGCGGTGGTGACGCCGCCCTTGACCATCATGCCCAGCGAGCCCTGGGTGGCCGCGGCGAGCATCGGGGCGTCGATGCGGGCCCAGGTCGGGTAGAGCGCGACCAGCCAGTTGAACAGGTTGTGGTCGGTGGCCAGGCCCCGGGTGATCCACTGGTAGAAGTGGTGATGGGTGTTCACCAGGCCGGGGGTGACCAGGTGTCCGGTGCCGTCGACCCGGCGGACGACGTTCTCCAGCCCCTCGGGTGCCTTGCCCGCGCCGATGGACTCGATGATGTTGCCGGCGACGACGACATGGCCGGTGGCGTACTCGGTGTCGTCGGCGTCGACGGTCGCGATCGCACAGTTCTCGATGACGATGCGCTGGGCTGCCGATGGTGCCATCGTGCTTCCTCTTTCCGGTGATGGTGTGGGCACGGCAGGACCCTAGGAGGATTTGAGTGCCGGAACCGTGGAACGACTCCGGGTGCCGAGATGGTGGAAGAAGAGATTGAGCAGGACCGCGACCAGGGCTCCGGCACTGATTCCGGAGCCGAGCACGGTCTGTGCCCAGGCGGGGAAGTCCGCGTAGAAGGTCGGCGCGGCGAGCGGGATGATGCCTGCGCCGAGCGACACGGCCACCAGGATGATGTTGGAGCTGTCGTCGAGACCGGCCTCGGAGAGCGTACGGATACCGCTGACCGCGATCGACCCGAACAGGACGATACCCGCGCCGCCGAGCACCGGCATCGGCACCAGGGAGACCACGGCGCCCAGGACGGGGAAGGCACCGAGGACCAGGAGGGTGGCGCCGGCGAGCGCGACGACGTAGCGGCTGCGCACGCGGGTCAGCGAGACCACCCCGACGTTCTGCGCGAAGGCGCTGGTCGGGAAGCCGCCGAAGACCGGGCCGAGCAGGGTGGCGATGCCGTCGGTGCGCAGTCCGCGGGTGAGGGTGGTGCCGGTGGTCGGGCGGTCGCAGATCTCGCCGAGGGCGAGCATCCCGGCCGCCGACTCCGTCATCAGCACCAGCATCACGATGCACAGCGAGAGGATCGCGGCGGGCTGGAACTCCGGCGGGCCGAAGGCGAACGGGGTGGGCAGCGCGGCGACCGGGGCCGAGCGCAGCCCGTCGAAGCTCGCCATCCCGAACGGGATCGCCGCGAGCGTGCCGACGACCAGGCCGATCAGCAGCGCGATCTGCTTGACGAAGCCCTGGGTGAAGCGCTGGATGAGCAGGATCACCACGAGAGTGAAGGCGGCGAGGGCCAGGTTGCTCATGTCGCCGAAGTCGGCGGCGCGCCTGTCGCCGCCCTGTGCCCAGCCGACCGGTACGGGCATCAGCGTGACCCCGATGAGGGTGATCACGACGCCGGTGACCAGGGGCGGGAAGAAGCGCAGCAGTCTGCCGAAGAACGGTCCGACGGCGAGGCAGAAGACCCCGGCGACCATCACCGCCCCGTAGATGGCGGGGAGTTGGTGGCCTTTGGCGGTGGTCTCGGCGATGGCGAGCATCGGTGTGATGCCGGCGGAGCTGGCCGCGTTGACGAACGGCAGGCGGTTGCCGGCGAACGTACGGACGCCGAGCGTCTGCAGGAGCGTGGCGAGCCCGGCGATGAGCAGGCCGGCGGCGATCAGCCGGGTCCGGCCCGCGGCGTCCAGGCCGACGGCCTGGCCGATGATGAGCGGAGGGGTGACGACACCCGCGTACATGGCGGCGATGTGCTGCAGCGCGGCTGGGACGAGCCGCTTGGCCGCCGGCTTCTCGTCCACCGGGTGGACCGCGGGCGGGGGGTGGTGCGGGACTTGCGATGGCTGTGCCATGGGTCGTTCCCCTCAGGATCCGCGTCCCCTCCCCGCTGCGGGGTGGGGAGGGGACGCGAGGCACGGCGTTGCGTCGGAGCCGCTCAGAGGTTCGTCAGATCCACCGGGATCGCGGGCTCGACACCGTCGCGCAGAACAGTGGCTTCGATCAGGCCGTACGGGCGGTCCGCCGCGTAGTAGACCTCGTTGTCGTTCTTGAGCCCGAACGGCTCCAGGTCCACCAGGAAATGGTGCTTGTTCGGGAGCGAGAACCGCACCTCGTCGATCTCGGAGCGGTTGTTGATGATGCGCGAACCCATCTGGTACAGGGTCTGCTGGAGGGAGAGGCTGTAGGTCTCGGCGAAGGCGTGCAGCATGTGCTTCTTCACCTGCTCGTACGAACGCTCCCAGTTGGGCATCCGCTGGTCGTCGTCGGTCCAGTTGAACCGCCAGCGGCCCGATACCTCGGTGGCCAGGATGCGGTCGTAAGCCTCCTTCAGCGTCGTGTACTTGTCCTTGATGTATCCCCAGAACTCCGAGTTGGTGGAGTTCATCACCACGAGGTCCTTCAGACCGGAGATGACCTGCCACCGCTCACCGTCGTAGGTGATCTCGGTCAGGCGGGTCTCCTGGCCCTTGCGGACGAAGGAGTGCTTGACCTCGTCGGAGCCGATGAAGCGGGAGTTGGCGTCGGAGGTCTCGATCCGCTCCCAGGCGTACTCCTCGATGCGGATCCGGGCCCGGTGGATCGGCTCCTGGCTGGTCACGAAGTGCCGGGCCAGATGGATGCCGAACTGCTCGGCCGACTCGATCCCGTACTCCTTGGCGAAGGCGTACACGGTGTTCTTGGTCGTGTCGGTGGGCAGGCAGTGGGCGTTGGAACCGGAGAGGTGGACCTCCTCCAGGTCGCCGGAGAGCGCGACGGAGACGTTGAGGTCCTTGATGTGGTGGGTGTCGCCGTCGCGGGTGATCTTGACGACGCGGTTTTCCGCTTTGCCGTACTGGTTCTGGCCGAGAATCGTGGGCATGTCGGTGCTAGCTCCCTCGGTATACGGAGTAGCCGAACGGGTTGAGCAGCAGCGGTACGTGATAGTGCTCGCCCGGCTTGACGGCAAAGGTGATTGCCACCTCCGGGAAGAAAGCTCCGCTGTCCCTTACGCGGGGGGCGTCCTGCTGTTCCTCGGCTTGCTTGTCGGAACTGTGCTGATGGGAAACGAAGTACGCCTCGGTCTCGAAGTCGAGGCGCACGTGGGTGGTGCCTTCCGGCAGTGCCGGCAGGTCCTTGCAGCGCCCGTCCGCGTCGGTCTTGGACGCGCCGTGGGCGGTCCAGGTGCCGTCGCTGCCGGAGCGCACCGAGAGCGTGAGGGCGACACCCTCCGCGGGGCGGCCCACGCTGGTGTCCAGGATGTGCGTGGACACCGACGTCCGTGCAGCCGTCTCGCTGCTCATGCTGCGTCTCCTTCTGCGTGTTCCGCGATACGGGTCAGGCGAATGCGGTTGATCTTGCCGAGCTCCACACGAACGATCTCTCGTTCCTGTTCCGGCGTGTTGTCGATCCGGTTACGGACCGCATCGCGCATCTGCTCCCCGGTACGGCCGGAGGCGCAGATCAGGAAGACGTGCCCGAACTTCTCCTGGTAGGCCAGGTTGAGTTCGAGCATCTCCGTCCTGAGCTCGTCGGAGGCGCCGGCCATCCCGCTCTGCTCGCGGGACGAGGTCGGGTCTCCGGGCTTCGGCCGGCCGATGGGCGGGTGCCCGGCCATCGCCTCGGCCAGATCCTCCGCGGTCAGCTCGGCCGTGGCGGCGTCGCTGGCGGTGAACAGGGCGTCGGTGGTGGCGTAGGGGCGCCGGGCGAGGACCTTGCTCCCCCAGGCCCGGCTGGCACACACCTCGTGCAGGACGGCCCGTGCCGTACTGTCATCGGCGGTGTTGAACCGGGCGAGCCCCGACGGGGGCTCGGGGGTGACCCCCGTCGAACGCTGGGTGGTCGAAGACACGGGAAGCCTCCGTGGCCTGGTGCTGGACAGCTCTGCTTGGCTGGAAACAGCTAAGACCCCCGGCAACATCACGTCAACACTTTGTTGAAAACTCGGCGACACAAAAGCCGCCGTCCGGGGTTGCGGGACGGCGGCTTCGGCGGCCGGAGCGGGAATCTCGGACCGTTCGCCTCAGTCGGCGTCCTTCGCGGCATTCTCCCTGTTCAAGTAGTTGTAGACGGTGAAACGGCTGACGCCCAGGGCGCCGGCCACGGTCTCGACACCGTGCCGCACCGAGAAGGCGCCCCGCGTCTCCAGGATGCGCACCACCGACTGTTTGGTCTTGCGGTCCAGCTCCGCCAGCGGCATGCCGTGCCGGCGCTGGAGCTCGGCCAGGATGTGGTCGAGCGAATCCGACAGGTGCGGGAGCCGTACGGCCACCCGGTCCTGCCCCTCCCACGCGAGGACGACGTCGTCACCCTGGGCCAGGTCGGGGGCGATCATCTGTCCGCCCATCGCGTCCACCAGCGGCTTGACCGCCTGGACGAACGGGTGGTCGGCGGGCTCGGTCACGTCGCGTCCCCCTCGCCCCGCCCGGCTTCCCCGATCACGTTGACCTGCAGGGAGACCCGGGTGGCACCCGCCCGCAGGGATTCGCGCAGCAGCGCGGAGACCGCTCCGAGCACCTGCTCGGCATCCCCCTCGGCCGTGTTGCCGAACGGGCCGACGTCGACGGCGTCCAGCTCGGCACCGGTGACGACGTCCCGGGCCACCACCGCATGCTCCGGTGCCTCGTCCAGATCGAACGGTTCCGTCGTGAACTCAACTCTCAATCGCACGTCGCTCAACCTACGCGCGGTTCGGCCCGCCCACCAGAAATTGCCTCTAGGCCCTCTTGACAGCCTCCGAGCCCGCCGGGCAGTGTTCCGTTAAGCAGAAAAACAGTTCCACTATCCGGAAGGAGTGCCGCTCTTATGGGTTTCCCGGACACGCGCTTCAACGTCAATCTGTCGATCCTGTTCACCGAGCTTGCGTTGCTGGAGCGGCCGGCGGCCGCGCGGGCGGCGGGGTTCACGGCGGTGGAGTTGTGGTGGCCGTGGGTGGATGCCCCGGTGCCGGAGGCGTCGGAGCTGGCGGCGCTGCGGGCGGCGTTGGAGGATGCCGGGACGCGGTTGGTGGGGTTGAACTTCTACGCGGGGCGGTTGCCGGGTCCGGACCGGGGGGCGTTGTCGATTCCGGGGGAGGAGTCGGAGCGGTTTCGTGCGAATGTGCCGGTGGCGGTGGAGTTCGCCCGTTCGCTGGGGTGCACGAGCTTCAACGCCCTGTACGGCAACCGCGTCGAGGGCGTCTCGAGCGAGGAGCAGGACCGGCTGG
The sequence above is a segment of the Streptomyces lydicus genome. Coding sequences within it:
- the pucL gene encoding factor-independent urate hydroxylase; this translates as MPTILGQNQYGKAENRVVKITRDGDTHHIKDLNVSVALSGDLEEVHLSGSNAHCLPTDTTKNTVYAFAKEYGIESAEQFGIHLARHFVTSQEPIHRARIRIEEYAWERIETSDANSRFIGSDEVKHSFVRKGQETRLTEITYDGERWQVISGLKDLVVMNSTNSEFWGYIKDKYTTLKEAYDRILATEVSGRWRFNWTDDDQRMPNWERSYEQVKKHMLHAFAETYSLSLQQTLYQMGSRIINNRSEIDEVRFSLPNKHHFLVDLEPFGLKNDNEVYYAADRPYGLIEATVLRDGVEPAIPVDLTNL
- the uraH gene encoding hydroxyisourate hydrolase encodes the protein MSSETAARTSVSTHILDTSVGRPAEGVALTLSVRSGSDGTWTAHGASKTDADGRCKDLPALPEGTTHVRLDFETEAYFVSHQHSSDKQAEEQQDAPRVRDSGAFFPEVAITFAVKPGEHYHVPLLLNPFGYSVYRGS
- the uraD gene encoding 2-oxo-4-hydroxy-4-carboxy-5-ureidoimidazoline decarboxylase — protein: MSSTTQRSTGVTPEPPSGLARFNTADDSTARAVLHEVCASRAWGSKVLARRPYATTDALFTASDAATAELTAEDLAEAMAGHPPIGRPKPGDPTSSREQSGMAGASDELRTEMLELNLAYQEKFGHVFLICASGRTGEQMRDAVRNRIDNTPEQEREIVRVELGKINRIRLTRIAEHAEGDAA
- a CDS encoding helix-turn-helix domain-containing protein; protein product: MTEPADHPFVQAVKPLVDAMGGQMIAPDLAQGDDVVLAWEGQDRVAVRLPHLSDSLDHILAELQRRHGMPLAELDRKTKQSVVRILETRGAFSVRHGVETVAGALGVSRFTVYNYLNRENAAKDAD